A portion of the Paenibacillus hamazuiensis genome contains these proteins:
- a CDS encoding glycerol-3-phosphate responsive antiterminator, with protein MYPIVDIVEHQTIAAVQKVEDMDRAIASPVNVIFLLTGSIFNVKDLVDQVKASGKHVFLHMEFIEGIAPDRSGVAYIAQNIRPTGIISTKSNLIRGAKENGLMAIQRIFLIDRSAVVRGIKAAEQSGPDAIEVMPGIMPRVIREMTDMTSLPIIAGGLVGNRREIGEALEAGALAVSAGTAELW; from the coding sequence ATGTATCCGATTGTCGACATTGTAGAACACCAAACCATTGCAGCTGTGCAGAAAGTCGAAGATATGGATCGGGCGATCGCAAGCCCGGTCAACGTCATTTTTTTGCTCACCGGGTCGATTTTTAACGTGAAGGATTTGGTCGACCAGGTGAAGGCCTCCGGCAAGCATGTGTTTCTTCATATGGAGTTTATCGAAGGCATCGCTCCGGACCGAAGCGGCGTCGCCTACATCGCGCAAAACATCCGTCCGACGGGCATCATTTCGACGAAGAGCAATTTGATCCGCGGGGCGAAGGAAAACGGCCTCATGGCGATCCAGCGCATATTCCTGATCGACCGCAGCGCGGTCGTCCGCGGCATTAAGGCGGCCGAACAAAGCGGGCCCGATGCGATCGAGGTCATGCCGGGCATCATGCCCCGGGTCATCCGCGAGATGACCGACATGACGTCGCTGCCGATCATTGCGGGAGGGCTCGTCGGCAACCGCCGGGAGATCGGGGAAGCGCTCGAGGCGGGGGCTTTGGCCGTCTCGGCCGGTACTGCAGAGCTTTGGTGA
- a CDS encoding HAD-IIA family hydrolase, producing the protein MVKGYIFDLDGTVYLGDRMIEGAAEAIETLRARGDRVVFLSNKPIATRQSYVDKLNKMGIKTTLSDVLNSSQIVARYLLKRIHPGEKVFVIGEEPIREELGQHGIAITENSEGVRYVVLSWDRSFTYDKLNRLYQAAIRGSVIIASNPDATCPLDGGQLPDTGAFIAALEVATGKPIDLVVGKPSLIAAEEAIAHLGLSCENIFMVGDRLETDIRMANEAGMKSVLVLTGVSTKEMAEKAPFRPHYIVPSIKDVVNL; encoded by the coding sequence ATGGTGAAAGGTTACATTTTTGACTTGGATGGTACCGTTTACTTGGGAGACCGTATGATCGAAGGGGCCGCTGAGGCGATTGAAACGCTCAGGGCAAGGGGAGACCGGGTCGTCTTCTTATCGAACAAGCCGATTGCGACTCGCCAATCATACGTCGACAAGCTGAACAAAATGGGGATCAAAACGACGCTCAGCGACGTGCTGAACTCCTCGCAAATCGTCGCGAGGTATTTGCTGAAGCGCATCCACCCCGGCGAGAAGGTGTTTGTGATCGGGGAGGAGCCGATTCGCGAAGAGCTGGGGCAGCACGGCATCGCGATCACGGAAAACAGCGAAGGCGTCCGCTACGTCGTTTTGTCGTGGGACCGCAGCTTCACCTACGACAAGCTGAACCGTCTGTATCAGGCGGCAATCCGCGGCTCCGTCATCATCGCCTCCAACCCGGATGCGACGTGCCCGCTCGACGGCGGGCAGCTTCCCGATACCGGCGCCTTTATCGCTGCGCTGGAGGTCGCCACCGGCAAGCCGATCGACCTTGTCGTCGGCAAACCGTCCCTCATCGCCGCAGAGGAAGCGATTGCGCATCTGGGGCTGAGCTGCGAGAACATCTTTATGGTCGGCGACAGACTGGAGACGGACATCCGGATGGCGAACGAAGCGGGCATGAAGTCGGTGCTGGTGCTCACGGGTGTCAGCACGAAGGAAATGGCCGAAAAGGCGCCTTTCCGCCCGCATTATATCGTTCCGAGCATCAAAGATGTCGTAAATTTATGA
- a CDS encoding NAD(P)-dependent oxidoreductase, whose amino-acid sequence MTANGEMEQMTRNRETRTANRVPVTVLGLGPMGRALAGAFLKAGHPTTVWNRSAGKADVLAAQGAMPADTAAEAVAASPLTIVNVRDYDAVHEIVGSLGEALKGRTLVNLTSDSPIRARQTAEWAAGHGVEYLDGAIMTPTTTIGQNSAVVLYSGSKAVYEAHRHTLSSIGGTSVHLGEDPGRAAAYDVSLLDIFWTAMSGYIHALTLAKAEHISAKELLPFAQGISGILPDIMAALAEQVDNGQYPGLGSNLLSAAAGMEHIVDTAHAHGIDTSVLSAAGNIAKRAIDAGHGADGFASLTEVLRKKQG is encoded by the coding sequence ATGACTGCAAACGGTGAAATGGAGCAAATGACCCGTAACAGGGAAACCCGGACCGCGAACCGTGTACCGGTAACCGTGCTCGGCCTCGGTCCGATGGGACGGGCGTTGGCGGGAGCTTTCCTTAAGGCCGGACATCCGACCACCGTCTGGAACCGGTCGGCCGGAAAAGCCGATGTGCTTGCCGCACAAGGAGCGATGCCGGCGGACACCGCTGCCGAAGCCGTTGCGGCAAGTCCGCTGACGATCGTTAATGTCCGCGATTATGACGCCGTACATGAGATCGTCGGATCGCTTGGCGAGGCGCTGAAAGGACGCACACTGGTGAATCTCACGTCCGACTCGCCGATTCGTGCGCGCCAAACGGCGGAATGGGCGGCAGGGCATGGGGTCGAATACCTCGACGGGGCGATTATGACTCCGACGACGACAATCGGACAAAACTCGGCCGTCGTCCTGTACAGCGGATCAAAGGCTGTTTATGAGGCACATCGCCATACTTTGTCAAGTATCGGCGGCACTTCCGTACACCTCGGGGAAGACCCGGGCCGGGCCGCCGCATACGACGTATCGCTTCTCGATATTTTCTGGACGGCGATGAGCGGTTATATTCATGCCCTCACCTTGGCGAAAGCGGAGCATATAAGCGCGAAAGAACTGCTTCCATTCGCGCAGGGCATTAGCGGCATTCTGCCGGATATTATGGCCGCACTGGCCGAGCAAGTCGATAACGGGCAGTACCCGGGACTCGGCTCCAACCTCCTGTCGGCGGCTGCGGGTATGGAGCATATTGTGGATACCGCGCACGCCCACGGCATCGATACCAGCGTGCTGAGTGCCGCGGGCAATATCGCAAAACGCGCCATCGACGCCGGCCACGGCGCGGACGGATTCGCCAGTCTGACCGAAGTGCTTCGAAAAAAGCAAGGGTAA
- a CDS encoding GDP-L-fucose synthase family protein, which translates to MLHISNKRVVVTGGSGFLGKQVVKKLEEAGCTSIVVPRSKQFDLRREQDIIRMLESSRPDMIIHLAAVVGGIGANLLNPGKFLYDNLIMGTQLMEQSRLFGVEKFVAIGTICSYPKFAPIPFNEDDLWNGYPEETNAPYGLAKKMMLVQADAYRRQYGFNAIYLLPVNLYGPGDNFDLQTSHVIPALIRKCLEAKRRNDPSVTLWGTGKATREFLYVEDAAEAIVLATQRYDDSAPVNLGSGQEISIRRLAEMIKELTGYPGELVWDTSKPDGQPRRRLNTERAKAWFGFEAKTSLKSGLRHTIEWYLEHMDNA; encoded by the coding sequence ATGTTGCATATATCAAATAAAAGAGTGGTGGTAACGGGCGGTTCAGGCTTTTTGGGCAAACAGGTGGTCAAAAAATTGGAAGAAGCCGGGTGTACGTCGATTGTTGTTCCCAGAAGCAAACAATTCGATCTTCGCCGGGAGCAAGACATTATCCGCATGCTGGAAAGCAGCCGCCCCGATATGATCATTCATTTGGCCGCTGTTGTCGGGGGGATCGGCGCCAACCTGCTGAATCCCGGCAAGTTCCTGTACGATAATCTGATCATGGGCACACAGCTGATGGAACAATCCCGTTTGTTCGGCGTTGAAAAGTTCGTTGCGATCGGGACGATATGCTCTTATCCGAAATTTGCCCCGATTCCGTTCAATGAAGATGATTTATGGAATGGTTACCCCGAAGAAACCAATGCTCCCTACGGGCTTGCCAAAAAGATGATGCTCGTTCAGGCGGATGCTTACCGCAGGCAGTACGGCTTTAATGCCATCTATCTGCTTCCGGTCAACCTGTACGGTCCCGGGGACAATTTCGATCTGCAAACGTCACACGTCATTCCTGCACTCATCCGCAAATGCCTGGAGGCGAAGCGGCGAAACGATCCAAGCGTCACACTGTGGGGAACGGGGAAAGCAACCAGAGAGTTTCTGTACGTGGAGGATGCGGCGGAGGCGATCGTCCTCGCGACACAGCGTTACGACGATTCGGCCCCGGTCAACCTCGGATCCGGACAAGAAATTTCAATTCGCCGCCTTGCCGAAATGATTAAGGAGCTCACCGGTTATCCGGGTGAACTGGTTTGGGACACGTCCAAGCCGGACGGCCAACCGAGAAGAAGGTTAAACACCGAGCGGGCGAAAGCGTGGTTCGGATTTGAAGCGAAGACGAGTCTGAAGAGCGGATTAAGGCATACGATTGAGTGGTACCTGGAGCATATGGACAACGCTTAA
- a CDS encoding MerR family transcriptional regulator: MKISQLSKATGVSARSIRYYEKKKLIAAKRLENDYREFDETDIKRIKTIQIYLELGMSTKEILEILKCHDDYDAYADKDGFCVEMLDAYEEKRAEIAKQIEALSAVQQRLDGRIEQMKVRQALLSKASDPIGQGAPL; encoded by the coding sequence TTGAAAATAAGCCAACTCTCCAAAGCAACCGGAGTAAGCGCCCGATCGATCCGCTATTATGAGAAGAAAAAGCTGATTGCCGCCAAACGGTTGGAAAACGATTACCGGGAATTCGACGAGACCGACATCAAACGAATCAAAACGATCCAGATTTATTTGGAGCTCGGGATGTCGACGAAAGAAATTCTCGAAATATTGAAATGCCATGATGACTACGATGCTTATGCCGACAAAGATGGGTTTTGTGTGGAAATGCTCGATGCTTACGAGGAAAAACGCGCAGAAATCGCCAAGCAAATCGAGGCGCTGTCTGCCGTGCAACAGCGGCTGGATGGACGCATTGAACAAATGAAAGTCCGGCAGGCGCTGCTGAGTAAGGCGAGCGACCCTATCGGGCAGGGTGCACCTTTATAA